The Pelodiscus sinensis isolate JC-2024 chromosome 5, ASM4963464v1, whole genome shotgun sequence genome includes a region encoding these proteins:
- the SEPTIN11 gene encoding septin-11 isoform X3, with product MGLLEPALCPNDELRNLSLSGHVGFDSLPDQLVNKSTSQGFCFNILCVGETGIGKSTLMDTLFNTKFESDPATHNEPGVRLKARSYELQESNVRLKLTIVDTVGFGDQINKDDSYKPIVEYIDTQFEAYLQEELKIKRSLFNYHDTRIHACLYFIAPTGHSLKSLDLVTMKKLDSKVNIIPIIAKADTIAKNELHKFKSKIMSELVSNGVQIYQFPTDEETVAEINATMSVHLPFAVVGSTEEVKIGNKMSKARQYPWGVVQVENENHCDFVKLREMLIRVNMEDLREQTHTRHYELYRRCKLEEMGFKDTDPDSKPFSLQETYEAKRNEFLGELQKKEEEMRQMFVMRVKEKEAELKEAEKDLHEKFDHLKRTHQEEKKKVEDKKKELEEELSNFQKKKAAAQLLQSQAQQAGSQQTKKDKDKKNASFT from the exons AACGACGAGCTTCGAAACCTCTCCCTCTCTGGCCATGTGGGCTTTGATAGTCTTCCAGATCAGCTGGTCAACAAATCCACCTCGCAAGGGTTCTGCTTCAACATTCTTTGTGTCG GTGAAACCGGCATTGGCAAGTCAACGTTAATGGACACTCTGTTTAACACAAAGTTTGAAAGTGACCCGGCCACCCACAATGAGCCTGGCGTGAGGTTGAAAGCAAGAAGCTATGAACTGCAGGAGAGCAACGTTCGTCTGAAGCTGACTATTGTTGACACGGTTGGATTTGGAGATCAGATTAATAAAGATGACAG CTACAAGCCCATCGTGGAATATATCGACACTCAGTTTGAAGCCTACCTGCAGGAGGAGCTGAAGATCAAGCGCTCGCTGTTTAATTACCACGACACAAGGATTCATGCCTGCCTTTATTTCATCGCACCCACTGGACACTCGCTGAAGTCTCTAGACCTGGTCACCATGAAGAAGCTTGACAGCAAG GTCAACATTATCCCTATCATAGCCAAAGCCGATACGATTGCAAAAAACGAGTTACATAAATTCAAGAGTAAAATCATGAGCGAACTGGTCAGCAATGGAGTTCAGATCTATCAGTTCCCAACAGATGAAGAGACGGTGGCGGAGATAAATGCTACGATGAGT GTCCACCTTCCCTTTGCTGTGGTTGGCAGCACTGAAGAAGTGAAGATTGGCAATAAGATGAGCAAGGCCAGGCAATATCCATGGGGGGTCGTGCAAG TTGAAAACGAAAACCATTGTGACTTTGTGAAGCTGCGTGAGATGCTGATCCGAGTGAACATGGAGGATTTGAGAGAGCAGACGCACACCCGTCACTACGAATTGTACAGGCGTTGTAAGCTGGAAGAAATGGGATTCAAAGACACTGACCCAGATAGCAAACCATTCAG TCTCCAAGAGACCTACGAAGCAAAGAGGAATGAATTCCTGGGTGAACTgcagaagaaggaggaagaaatgAGACAGATGTTCGTCATGAGGGTGAAGGAGAAAGAAGCAGAATTGAAAGAAGCAGAGAAAGAC CTCCATGAAAAGTTTGACCATCTCAAGCGGACGCaccaagaagagaagaaaaaagtgGAAGACAAAAAGAAGGAGCTCGAGGAGGAGCTGAGCAACTTCCAGAAGAAGAAGGCAGCTGCTCAGCTACTACAGTCGCAGGCTCAACAGGCTGGTTCTCAACAAACCAAGAAAGACAAGGACAAGAAAAA
- the SEPTIN11 gene encoding septin-11 isoform X2 has product MAVAVGPRPANDELRNLSLSGHVGFDSLPDQLVNKSTSQGFCFNILCVGETGIGKSTLMDTLFNTKFESDPATHNEPGVRLKARSYELQESNVRLKLTIVDTVGFGDQINKDDSYKPIVEYIDTQFEAYLQEELKIKRSLFNYHDTRIHACLYFIAPTGHSLKSLDLVTMKKLDSKVNIIPIIAKADTIAKNELHKFKSKIMSELVSNGVQIYQFPTDEETVAEINATMSVHLPFAVVGSTEEVKIGNKMSKARQYPWGVVQVENENHCDFVKLREMLIRVNMEDLREQTHTRHYELYRRCKLEEMGFKDTDPDSKPFSLQETYEAKRNEFLGELQKKEEEMRQMFVMRVKEKEAELKEAEKDLHEKFDHLKRTHQEEKKKVEDKKKELEEELSNFQKKKAAAQLLQSQAQQAGSQQTKKDKDKKNFFFM; this is encoded by the exons AACGACGAGCTTCGAAACCTCTCCCTCTCTGGCCATGTGGGCTTTGATAGTCTTCCAGATCAGCTGGTCAACAAATCCACCTCGCAAGGGTTCTGCTTCAACATTCTTTGTGTCG GTGAAACCGGCATTGGCAAGTCAACGTTAATGGACACTCTGTTTAACACAAAGTTTGAAAGTGACCCGGCCACCCACAATGAGCCTGGCGTGAGGTTGAAAGCAAGAAGCTATGAACTGCAGGAGAGCAACGTTCGTCTGAAGCTGACTATTGTTGACACGGTTGGATTTGGAGATCAGATTAATAAAGATGACAG CTACAAGCCCATCGTGGAATATATCGACACTCAGTTTGAAGCCTACCTGCAGGAGGAGCTGAAGATCAAGCGCTCGCTGTTTAATTACCACGACACAAGGATTCATGCCTGCCTTTATTTCATCGCACCCACTGGACACTCGCTGAAGTCTCTAGACCTGGTCACCATGAAGAAGCTTGACAGCAAG GTCAACATTATCCCTATCATAGCCAAAGCCGATACGATTGCAAAAAACGAGTTACATAAATTCAAGAGTAAAATCATGAGCGAACTGGTCAGCAATGGAGTTCAGATCTATCAGTTCCCAACAGATGAAGAGACGGTGGCGGAGATAAATGCTACGATGAGT GTCCACCTTCCCTTTGCTGTGGTTGGCAGCACTGAAGAAGTGAAGATTGGCAATAAGATGAGCAAGGCCAGGCAATATCCATGGGGGGTCGTGCAAG TTGAAAACGAAAACCATTGTGACTTTGTGAAGCTGCGTGAGATGCTGATCCGAGTGAACATGGAGGATTTGAGAGAGCAGACGCACACCCGTCACTACGAATTGTACAGGCGTTGTAAGCTGGAAGAAATGGGATTCAAAGACACTGACCCAGATAGCAAACCATTCAG TCTCCAAGAGACCTACGAAGCAAAGAGGAATGAATTCCTGGGTGAACTgcagaagaaggaggaagaaatgAGACAGATGTTCGTCATGAGGGTGAAGGAGAAAGAAGCAGAATTGAAAGAAGCAGAGAAAGAC CTCCATGAAAAGTTTGACCATCTCAAGCGGACGCaccaagaagagaagaaaaaagtgGAAGACAAAAAGAAGGAGCTCGAGGAGGAGCTGAGCAACTTCCAGAAGAAGAAGGCAGCTGCTCAGCTACTACAGTCGCAGGCTCAACAGGCTGGTTCTCAACAAACCAAGAAAGACAAGGACAAGAAAAA
- the SEPTIN11 gene encoding septin-11 isoform X1 — translation MAVAVGPRPANDELRNLSLSGHVGFDSLPDQLVNKSTSQGFCFNILCVGETGIGKSTLMDTLFNTKFESDPATHNEPGVRLKARSYELQESNVRLKLTIVDTVGFGDQINKDDSYKPIVEYIDTQFEAYLQEELKIKRSLFNYHDTRIHACLYFIAPTGHSLKSLDLVTMKKLDSKVNIIPIIAKADTIAKNELHKFKSKIMSELVSNGVQIYQFPTDEETVAEINATMSVHLPFAVVGSTEEVKIGNKMSKARQYPWGVVQVENENHCDFVKLREMLIRVNMEDLREQTHTRHYELYRRCKLEEMGFKDTDPDSKPFSLQETYEAKRNEFLGELQKKEEEMRQMFVMRVKEKEAELKEAEKDLHEKFDHLKRTHQEEKKKVEDKKKELEEELSNFQKKKAAAQLLQSQAQQAGSQQTKKDKDKKNASFT, via the exons AACGACGAGCTTCGAAACCTCTCCCTCTCTGGCCATGTGGGCTTTGATAGTCTTCCAGATCAGCTGGTCAACAAATCCACCTCGCAAGGGTTCTGCTTCAACATTCTTTGTGTCG GTGAAACCGGCATTGGCAAGTCAACGTTAATGGACACTCTGTTTAACACAAAGTTTGAAAGTGACCCGGCCACCCACAATGAGCCTGGCGTGAGGTTGAAAGCAAGAAGCTATGAACTGCAGGAGAGCAACGTTCGTCTGAAGCTGACTATTGTTGACACGGTTGGATTTGGAGATCAGATTAATAAAGATGACAG CTACAAGCCCATCGTGGAATATATCGACACTCAGTTTGAAGCCTACCTGCAGGAGGAGCTGAAGATCAAGCGCTCGCTGTTTAATTACCACGACACAAGGATTCATGCCTGCCTTTATTTCATCGCACCCACTGGACACTCGCTGAAGTCTCTAGACCTGGTCACCATGAAGAAGCTTGACAGCAAG GTCAACATTATCCCTATCATAGCCAAAGCCGATACGATTGCAAAAAACGAGTTACATAAATTCAAGAGTAAAATCATGAGCGAACTGGTCAGCAATGGAGTTCAGATCTATCAGTTCCCAACAGATGAAGAGACGGTGGCGGAGATAAATGCTACGATGAGT GTCCACCTTCCCTTTGCTGTGGTTGGCAGCACTGAAGAAGTGAAGATTGGCAATAAGATGAGCAAGGCCAGGCAATATCCATGGGGGGTCGTGCAAG TTGAAAACGAAAACCATTGTGACTTTGTGAAGCTGCGTGAGATGCTGATCCGAGTGAACATGGAGGATTTGAGAGAGCAGACGCACACCCGTCACTACGAATTGTACAGGCGTTGTAAGCTGGAAGAAATGGGATTCAAAGACACTGACCCAGATAGCAAACCATTCAG TCTCCAAGAGACCTACGAAGCAAAGAGGAATGAATTCCTGGGTGAACTgcagaagaaggaggaagaaatgAGACAGATGTTCGTCATGAGGGTGAAGGAGAAAGAAGCAGAATTGAAAGAAGCAGAGAAAGAC CTCCATGAAAAGTTTGACCATCTCAAGCGGACGCaccaagaagagaagaaaaaagtgGAAGACAAAAAGAAGGAGCTCGAGGAGGAGCTGAGCAACTTCCAGAAGAAGAAGGCAGCTGCTCAGCTACTACAGTCGCAGGCTCAACAGGCTGGTTCTCAACAAACCAAGAAAGACAAGGACAAGAAAAA
- the SEPTIN11 gene encoding septin-11 isoform X4, translated as MDTLFNTKFESDPATHNEPGVRLKARSYELQESNVRLKLTIVDTVGFGDQINKDDSYKPIVEYIDTQFEAYLQEELKIKRSLFNYHDTRIHACLYFIAPTGHSLKSLDLVTMKKLDSKVNIIPIIAKADTIAKNELHKFKSKIMSELVSNGVQIYQFPTDEETVAEINATMSVHLPFAVVGSTEEVKIGNKMSKARQYPWGVVQVENENHCDFVKLREMLIRVNMEDLREQTHTRHYELYRRCKLEEMGFKDTDPDSKPFSLQETYEAKRNEFLGELQKKEEEMRQMFVMRVKEKEAELKEAEKDLHEKFDHLKRTHQEEKKKVEDKKKELEEELSNFQKKKAAAQLLQSQAQQAGSQQTKKDKDKKNASFT; from the exons ATGGACACTCTGTTTAACACAAAGTTTGAAAGTGACCCGGCCACCCACAATGAGCCTGGCGTGAGGTTGAAAGCAAGAAGCTATGAACTGCAGGAGAGCAACGTTCGTCTGAAGCTGACTATTGTTGACACGGTTGGATTTGGAGATCAGATTAATAAAGATGACAG CTACAAGCCCATCGTGGAATATATCGACACTCAGTTTGAAGCCTACCTGCAGGAGGAGCTGAAGATCAAGCGCTCGCTGTTTAATTACCACGACACAAGGATTCATGCCTGCCTTTATTTCATCGCACCCACTGGACACTCGCTGAAGTCTCTAGACCTGGTCACCATGAAGAAGCTTGACAGCAAG GTCAACATTATCCCTATCATAGCCAAAGCCGATACGATTGCAAAAAACGAGTTACATAAATTCAAGAGTAAAATCATGAGCGAACTGGTCAGCAATGGAGTTCAGATCTATCAGTTCCCAACAGATGAAGAGACGGTGGCGGAGATAAATGCTACGATGAGT GTCCACCTTCCCTTTGCTGTGGTTGGCAGCACTGAAGAAGTGAAGATTGGCAATAAGATGAGCAAGGCCAGGCAATATCCATGGGGGGTCGTGCAAG TTGAAAACGAAAACCATTGTGACTTTGTGAAGCTGCGTGAGATGCTGATCCGAGTGAACATGGAGGATTTGAGAGAGCAGACGCACACCCGTCACTACGAATTGTACAGGCGTTGTAAGCTGGAAGAAATGGGATTCAAAGACACTGACCCAGATAGCAAACCATTCAG TCTCCAAGAGACCTACGAAGCAAAGAGGAATGAATTCCTGGGTGAACTgcagaagaaggaggaagaaatgAGACAGATGTTCGTCATGAGGGTGAAGGAGAAAGAAGCAGAATTGAAAGAAGCAGAGAAAGAC CTCCATGAAAAGTTTGACCATCTCAAGCGGACGCaccaagaagagaagaaaaaagtgGAAGACAAAAAGAAGGAGCTCGAGGAGGAGCTGAGCAACTTCCAGAAGAAGAAGGCAGCTGCTCAGCTACTACAGTCGCAGGCTCAACAGGCTGGTTCTCAACAAACCAAGAAAGACAAGGACAAGAAAAA